The following proteins are co-located in the [Pasteurella] mairii genome:
- a CDS encoding Uncharacterized conserved protein, producing MKIELTKIKIRDLVADYTNTAENGVTGYYGKLDIRPKYQREFVYKEAQRNAVIDTVRKGFPLNVMYWVKREDGTFEVLDGQQRTISICQFVKGDFSVEYQYFHNLPKDKQDVFLDYELTVYQCEGTDSEKLEWFKTINIAGEKLTDQELRNAVYAGSWLTDAKRYFSKSGCVASSLGDKYVKGSPIRQELLQTALEWIYCTENNTENKPHKSIESYMALHQHDEHATKLWNYFQSVINWVKNTFPTYRKEMKGLEWGLFYNQFKDADLNPTALETEIKTLMEDDEVSKKAGVYAYVLTRDERHLNLRTFSDKDKRILFERQNGVCSHCKAPFELSQMEADHITPWSQGGKTDLSNGQMLCKSCNRKKSDQ from the coding sequence ATGAAAATCGAATTAACTAAAATCAAAATCCGTGATTTGGTCGCTGATTATACCAACACCGCCGAAAACGGCGTAACAGGCTATTATGGCAAACTAGACATTCGCCCCAAATATCAGCGTGAATTTGTGTATAAAGAAGCACAACGTAATGCCGTGATTGATACGGTTCGTAAAGGTTTTCCGCTTAATGTGATGTACTGGGTAAAACGTGAAGATGGCACATTTGAAGTACTAGATGGTCAGCAACGCACCATTTCTATTTGCCAATTTGTCAAAGGCGATTTTTCGGTTGAATATCAATATTTTCATAATCTCCCCAAGGACAAACAAGACGTATTTTTGGATTATGAATTAACCGTTTATCAATGCGAGGGAACGGATAGCGAAAAGCTAGAATGGTTTAAGACGATCAATATTGCAGGCGAAAAACTGACCGACCAAGAGTTACGTAATGCAGTTTATGCGGGCAGTTGGCTAACCGATGCTAAACGCTATTTTTCAAAATCAGGCTGTGTAGCATCTAGCCTAGGCGATAAATACGTCAAAGGTTCGCCTATTCGCCAAGAGTTATTGCAAACAGCATTAGAATGGATTTACTGCACCGAAAATAACACTGAAAATAAGCCACATAAAAGCATTGAAAGCTATATGGCATTGCATCAACACGATGAGCACGCCACGAAATTATGGAATTATTTTCAGTCAGTGATTAACTGGGTAAAAAATACATTTCCAACTTATCGCAAAGAGATGAAAGGCTTGGAATGGGGATTGTTTTATAATCAATTCAAAGACGCTGATTTAAACCCAACCGCACTTGAAACGGAAATCAAAACCTTAATGGAAGATGATGAAGTCAGTAAAAAAGCTGGAGTTTATGCTTATGTGCTAACACGAGATGAACGTCATTTAAATTTACGCACCTTTAGCGATAAAGATAAACGAATTTTATTTGAACGACAAAATGGCGTTTGCTCACATTGCAAAGCACCCTTTGAGCTATCTCAAATGGAAGCAGACCATATCACACCTTGGTCGCAAGGCGGTAAAACGGATTTGAGCAATGGGCAAATGTTGTGTAAAAGTTGTAATCGTAAGAAAAGTGATCAATAG
- the putP2 gene encoding sodium/proline symporter, producing the protein MQNYQIYITFGLYLVIILGIGVYAYRSTKNFDDYILGGRRMGGFVTAMSAGASDMSGWLLMGLPGAIFAFGLSEAWIAIGLTIGAYLNYRVVAARLRIFTESYDNALTLPEFFAQRFPRQKKALKIISSSIILFFFTIYCASGVVAGAKLFQSLLGLEYSSALWLGALATIIYTFIGGYLAVSWSDTIQATLMIFALLLAPVMVLIHLSWDEIGVALEAKSQLTQIPYSDWLYNISGIGVISALAWGLGYFGQPHILARFMAASSVQALDKARTIGITWMFLCLGGAVAVGYFGLAYFTVNNIALDNSEAIFIELSKLMFNPWIVGIVLSAILAAVMSTLSAQLLMCSAAITEDFYKGFIRKGASTQELVWIGRIMVLVISVVAIIIAQDPNSKVMGLVSYAWAGFGAAFGPVVILSLFNRNISSKAALWGMLSGAVTVVAWSPLMKYLGWADLAKLYEIIPGFLVCSFITLTSSIFAPVHPQVAKQFDAALADFEQKKALN; encoded by the coding sequence ATGCAAAATTATCAAATTTATATCACCTTTGGTCTCTATTTAGTGATTATTTTAGGAATTGGCGTGTATGCTTATCGTTCAACGAAAAACTTTGACGACTATATTTTGGGTGGGCGTCGTATGGGTGGTTTTGTGACCGCCATGTCCGCTGGTGCATCCGATATGTCTGGTTGGTTATTGATGGGGCTGCCCGGCGCCATTTTTGCCTTTGGTTTATCCGAAGCCTGGATTGCTATCGGCTTAACGATCGGGGCGTATTTAAATTATCGAGTAGTCGCAGCGCGCTTGCGGATTTTTACCGAAAGCTATGACAATGCCTTGACGTTGCCAGAGTTTTTTGCACAACGTTTTCCACGCCAGAAAAAAGCGCTAAAAATTATTTCATCTTCTATTATATTATTTTTCTTTACGATTTATTGCGCCTCTGGTGTGGTTGCTGGCGCGAAATTGTTTCAAAGTTTGCTTGGTTTAGAATATTCCAGCGCACTTTGGCTCGGCGCATTAGCGACCATCATTTACACCTTTATCGGCGGTTATTTGGCAGTTTCTTGGAGCGACACCATTCAAGCAACCTTAATGATTTTTGCTCTATTATTAGCTCCAGTTATGGTGTTAATTCATCTTAGTTGGGATGAGATTGGAGTGGCGTTGGAAGCCAAATCACAACTCACCCAAATCCCATATTCTGATTGGCTGTATAATATTTCCGGTATCGGCGTCATTTCCGCTTTAGCCTGGGGATTAGGCTATTTTGGTCAACCGCATATCCTCGCCCGTTTTATGGCGGCAAGCTCAGTGCAAGCCTTGGATAAAGCGAGAACTATCGGGATTACCTGGATGTTTTTATGTTTAGGCGGTGCGGTAGCGGTCGGCTATTTCGGTTTAGCCTATTTTACGGTCAACAATATTGCCTTGGATAATAGTGAAGCCATTTTTATCGAATTATCCAAATTAATGTTTAACCCATGGATTGTCGGCATTGTATTATCGGCAATTTTAGCGGCGGTAATGAGTACGCTATCGGCGCAATTATTAATGTGTTCCGCGGCAATCACCGAAGATTTCTACAAAGGCTTTATCCGCAAAGGTGCCTCTACGCAAGAATTGGTGTGGATTGGACGGATTATGGTATTAGTCATCTCGGTTGTGGCAATTATTATTGCTCAAGATCCAAATTCTAAAGTGATGGGCCTAGTATCTTATGCTTGGGCAGGCTTTGGCGCTGCATTCGGTCCAGTGGTAATTCTTTCTTTATTTAACCGTAACATCAGCTCAAAAGCTGCGTTATGGGGAATGTTATCCGGCGCAGTCACCGTCGTTGCCTGGTCTCCATTAATGAAATATCTTGGTTGGGCAGATTTAGCAAAACTTTACGAGATTATCCCAGGCTTCCTTGTCTGTTCCTTTATTACACTCACCTCCTCTATTTTTGCACCGGTACATCCGCAAGTCGCCAAACAATTTGATGCCGCATTAGCGGATTTTGAGCAGAAAAAAGCGTTGAATTAA
- the putA gene encoding bifunctional proline dehydrogenase/pyrroline-5-carboxylate dehydrogenase: MTFQLANPLSNLRREITQYYRIDEKIAVDNLQKTLIFTPEQEKAITQNAVELIQKVRKIKQKQYGVDALMQEFSLGDEEGIALMCLAEALLRIPDDQTRDELISDKLKEGDWKSHIGKSNSFFINAASYGLLLGKNISNLDDQQLSNALTKTLTRLTTPLMRLAMLRAMKILGQQFVTGTTINDALERIRKKVEKGYSFSFDMLGEAAMTMEDADRYFQDYINAIKAVGEEAQGKDIFRANSVSIKLSALHPKYYRAKYERVMNELYPRIKQLFVLANQYNISVNIDAEEASRLELSLDLVEKLLDEPELQGYRGIGFVIQAYSKRCPKVIDYLITLAREKQAYLMIRLVKGAYWDSEIKWAQTDGLNAFPLYTRKNHTDISYLACAKKLLTAQDVIYPQFATHNVQTLCTINELGKGKKFEFQCLHGMGETLYDNVVGKENFDRLVRVYAPVGTHETLLAYLVRRLLENGANSSFVHQLVDENIPAEHLVAPPWKIYASSQGLPNLAVQTADKLFSDRKNSYGFDLTNEIELAKLEQELNASQIENAYSLLNIKAQENASFHAPVQDVFNPATQQPIAKIQFLKTEQTESVFNAAITDEWQAKSAVEKATILRKTADLYEQNYALLMKLAILEAGKTLPNAIGEVREAVDFLRYYATQLEKLAGLGQLAEPRGKVLCISPWNFPLAIFTGQISASLATGNVVIAKPAEQTSLIAFAAVQLFYQAGLPRSALQLVLGDGELGAELVRQPFNAVVFTGSTEVAKFINMQLARRDDEPLLIAETGGQNVLVVDSSALPEQVVADVLSSAFDSAGQRCSALRILLLQEDIAEKIYPMLTQAMQELSIGNPQFLATDIGPVIDLEAKQRLEQHKAKMRQIAQRYVEVDTPKEGHFVAPAIYQLADLSQLNQEVFGPILHIVTYQKSELSARIDEVNNKGYALTGGCHSRIRKQVDLVENQLKCGNFYVNRNIIGAVVGVQPFGGHGLSGTGPKAGGEFYLQRLTQAKRYYSEFGQASNLVHQRPIVPSITGEENSLAYLPCEVAILNGNLEQARNAADKLLSQGFRILVEPNHPLANMADKGIRVSTELGTCQKGIYLEPLSQAQRIWLAEHSKAIFKCVDWQQEQDTLLLFDEFSRSENTTAAGGNASLMAMEEQ, translated from the coding sequence ATGACTTTTCAACTCGCAAATCCCCTCTCTAATTTACGTCGGGAAATCACTCAATACTATCGAATTGATGAAAAAATTGCAGTCGATAATTTGCAAAAAACACTGATTTTCACGCCAGAGCAAGAAAAAGCGATTACGCAAAATGCAGTTGAATTAATTCAAAAAGTACGCAAGATTAAGCAAAAACAATATGGTGTTGATGCCTTAATGCAAGAATTTTCCCTTGGTGATGAAGAAGGTATTGCGTTAATGTGTTTAGCGGAAGCGTTATTGCGTATTCCTGATGATCAAACGCGTGATGAGTTAATTTCTGATAAATTGAAAGAAGGTGACTGGAAATCCCATATTGGTAAGTCGAATTCTTTCTTTATTAATGCTGCCAGTTATGGGCTGCTGCTGGGAAAAAATATTAGTAATTTAGATGATCAACAACTCTCCAATGCCCTCACCAAAACTCTCACTCGCCTCACTACCCCTTTAATGCGCTTGGCGATGTTACGTGCCATGAAAATTTTGGGGCAACAATTTGTCACTGGTACCACAATCAATGATGCCCTTGAGCGTATTCGTAAAAAAGTAGAAAAAGGCTATAGTTTTTCTTTTGATATGTTGGGCGAAGCGGCTATGACGATGGAGGACGCCGATCGCTATTTCCAAGATTATATTAATGCTATCAAAGCAGTTGGCGAAGAGGCGCAAGGAAAAGATATTTTTCGCGCCAATAGCGTTTCTATCAAACTTTCAGCGCTTCATCCCAAATATTATCGTGCCAAATATGAGCGTGTAATGAATGAACTTTATCCTCGCATTAAACAACTTTTTGTATTAGCAAACCAATATAATATTAGTGTTAACATTGACGCGGAAGAAGCCAGTCGCCTCGAATTATCCCTTGATTTAGTTGAAAAATTATTAGATGAGCCGGAATTACAAGGTTATCGTGGAATTGGTTTTGTGATCCAGGCTTATTCTAAACGTTGCCCAAAAGTGATTGACTATTTGATTACCTTAGCGAGAGAAAAACAGGCGTATTTGATGATCAGATTGGTGAAAGGTGCTTATTGGGACAGCGAAATTAAATGGGCGCAAACTGATGGATTAAATGCCTTCCCTCTTTATACTCGAAAAAATCACACTGATATTTCCTATCTTGCCTGTGCGAAAAAATTGCTTACGGCGCAAGATGTGATTTATCCGCAATTTGCCACCCATAATGTACAAACACTTTGTACAATCAATGAGTTAGGCAAAGGCAAAAAATTTGAGTTCCAATGTTTACATGGCATGGGCGAAACCTTGTATGACAATGTTGTCGGCAAAGAAAATTTTGATCGCCTAGTGCGGGTTTATGCGCCGGTCGGTACTCATGAAACGTTATTGGCTTATTTAGTTCGTCGCTTGTTGGAAAATGGCGCTAACTCCTCTTTTGTACATCAATTAGTGGATGAAAATATTCCTGCTGAGCATTTGGTGGCGCCACCTTGGAAGATTTATGCCTCATCTCAAGGTTTGCCAAATTTAGCAGTACAAACAGCGGATAAACTTTTTTCTGATCGCAAAAATTCCTATGGTTTTGATTTAACGAATGAAATTGAACTAGCAAAATTGGAACAAGAATTAAATGCAAGCCAAATCGAAAATGCGTATTCTTTGCTGAATATCAAGGCACAAGAAAATGCAAGTTTTCATGCCCCGGTACAAGATGTTTTCAATCCTGCTACGCAACAACCGATAGCAAAAATCCAATTTTTAAAGACAGAACAGACAGAAAGCGTGTTTAATGCTGCAATTACTGATGAATGGCAAGCCAAAAGTGCGGTGGAAAAAGCGACGATTTTACGCAAAACCGCGGATCTTTATGAACAAAATTATGCTTTATTAATGAAATTAGCGATTTTAGAAGCGGGCAAAACCTTGCCGAATGCCATTGGCGAAGTGCGCGAAGCAGTCGATTTTCTACGCTATTATGCGACGCAATTGGAAAAATTGGCAGGTTTAGGTCAATTAGCCGAACCGCGAGGCAAAGTGCTTTGTATTTCCCCATGGAATTTCCCATTGGCGATTTTCACTGGGCAAATTTCTGCCAGTTTGGCGACGGGAAATGTGGTGATCGCCAAACCCGCAGAACAGACTTCATTAATTGCCTTTGCTGCAGTGCAATTATTTTACCAAGCCGGACTTCCCCGCTCCGCGTTGCAATTAGTGTTAGGTGATGGTGAGTTAGGTGCTGAATTGGTTAGACAACCATTTAATGCTGTCGTCTTTACTGGTTCAACGGAAGTGGCAAAATTTATTAATATGCAATTGGCGCGACGTGATGATGAACCTTTATTGATCGCAGAAACCGGTGGGCAAAATGTTTTGGTTGTGGACTCCTCTGCCTTGCCGGAACAAGTCGTGGCAGATGTATTAAGTTCTGCCTTTGATTCAGCCGGTCAACGTTGTTCTGCGTTACGTATCTTGTTGTTACAAGAAGATATAGCAGAAAAAATCTACCCAATGTTAACGCAAGCCATGCAAGAATTGTCAATCGGTAATCCACAATTTTTAGCCACGGATATTGGACCAGTGATCGATTTGGAGGCAAAACAGCGTTTAGAGCAACACAAAGCGAAAATGCGTCAAATTGCACAACGTTACGTCGAAGTAGATACACCGAAAGAAGGTCACTTTGTCGCCCCGGCGATTTATCAGCTCGCCGATTTATCACAACTTAACCAAGAGGTTTTTGGACCAATTTTACATATTGTCACTTACCAAAAATCTGAATTATCTGCGCGTATTGATGAGGTCAATAATAAAGGATATGCCTTAACTGGCGGTTGCCATAGTCGCATTCGGAAGCAAGTGGACTTGGTAGAAAATCAATTAAAATGCGGGAATTTTTATGTAAACCGTAATATTATCGGCGCGGTTGTCGGTGTTCAACCTTTTGGTGGACATGGATTATCCGGAACCGGTCCGAAAGCCGGTGGCGAATTTTATTTACAACGCCTAACCCAAGCGAAACGCTATTACAGCGAGTTTGGACAAGCATCAAATTTAGTCCATCAACGTCCGATTGTACCGAGTATCACCGGTGAAGAAAATTCTTTAGCCTATTTACCTTGCGAAGTAGCTATTTTAAACGGGAATTTGGAACAAGCACGAAATGCAGCAGATAAATTACTATCCCAAGGCTTTCGTATTTTGGTGGAACCAAATCATCCGCTTGCAAATATGGCTGACAAAGGTATTCGCGTATCAACGGAATTAGGCACTTGCCAAAAAGGTATTTATCTTGAGCCATTAAGCCAAGCGCAACGGATTTGGCTGGCTGAACATAGTAAGGCGATTTTTAAATGTGTTGATTGGCAGCAAGAACAAGACACCTTATTGTTATTTGATGAATTTTCACGTAGCGAAAATACCACTGCCGCCGGCGGAAACGCATCTTTAATGGCAATGGAAGAGCAATAA
- the yhhW gene encoding pirin-like protein: MKQIAKVQSAPPKHWVGNGFHVHSMFTYQDQATNLSPFLLMDYNPPMHFNGGKKSDFRGVGEHPHRGFETVTIAYKGEVTHKDSHGGGGTIGAGDVQWMTAGAGVMHQEYHSAAFSEKGGMFEMLQLWVNLPAKDKMTKPKYQAITAAEIPVVTLANDAGSARIIAGHFENTQGKALTFTPINMWDVVMNAGKSYVFSVPESHNLLILVREGALQINDEKVARENELVTFKRGGADVKIEANNAASFVILTGEPIDEPVVGYGPFVMNSRDEIIQAIHDVQNGRFGAIEN, translated from the coding sequence ATGAAACAAATTGCAAAAGTACAGAGCGCACCGCCAAAACATTGGGTCGGTAACGGTTTCCATGTACATTCCATGTTTACGTATCAAGATCAAGCAACAAATTTAAGTCCGTTTTTATTAATGGATTACAATCCGCCGATGCATTTTAATGGTGGGAAAAAATCAGATTTTCGTGGCGTAGGGGAGCATCCTCATCGCGGATTTGAAACAGTCACCATTGCCTACAAAGGAGAAGTAACGCATAAAGACTCTCATGGCGGTGGCGGAACGATCGGAGCTGGTGATGTACAATGGATGACGGCTGGCGCAGGGGTGATGCACCAAGAATATCATTCCGCCGCATTTTCCGAAAAAGGCGGAATGTTTGAAATGCTGCAACTTTGGGTTAATTTACCGGCGAAAGATAAAATGACGAAACCGAAATATCAGGCAATCACCGCAGCTGAAATTCCGGTGGTTACTTTGGCAAATGATGCTGGTAGTGCGCGAATTATTGCCGGTCATTTTGAAAATACACAAGGTAAAGCCTTAACATTTACCCCTATTAATATGTGGGATGTAGTAATGAATGCCGGTAAATCTTATGTATTTAGCGTGCCGGAAAGCCATAATTTACTGATTTTGGTGCGTGAAGGAGCACTACAAATTAATGATGAGAAAGTGGCTCGTGAAAATGAATTGGTGACCTTCAAACGTGGTGGTGCTGACGTTAAAATTGAAGCCAATAATGCCGCAAGTTTCGTTATTCTCACCGGCGAACCGATTGACGAACCTGTCGTCGGCTACGGTCCTTTTGTCATGAATTCGCGTGATGAAATTATTCAAGCGATTCACGACGTACAAAACGGTCGATTTGGCGCTATCGAAAACTAA
- the ftnA gene encoding ferritin FtnA: MLNEAITKKLNEQINLEFYSSNVYLQMSAWCANKGFEGAAAFLLRHADEEMAHMQKLFAYINETGGMPLLGKIEAPKHNYASLKEVFEITLEHEKYVTSKINELVEVTFAHKDHSTFNFLQWYVAEQHEEEKLFNSILDKFNLLGVEGSGLYFIDRDLATL, from the coding sequence ATGCTAAATGAAGCGATTACGAAAAAGCTAAACGAACAGATTAATTTGGAATTTTATTCTTCCAATGTGTATTTACAAATGAGCGCTTGGTGTGCTAATAAAGGATTTGAAGGTGCAGCTGCTTTTCTCTTACGTCATGCAGATGAAGAGATGGCACATATGCAAAAACTATTCGCTTATATTAACGAAACCGGCGGTATGCCATTACTCGGTAAAATTGAAGCACCTAAACATAACTATGCTTCATTAAAAGAAGTATTTGAAATCACCTTAGAACATGAAAAATATGTTACCTCAAAAATCAATGAATTAGTTGAAGTTACATTTGCCCACAAAGATCACTCTACTTTTAACTTCTTGCAGTGGTATGTTGCCGAACAACATGAAGAAGAAAAATTGTTTAATAGTATTTTGGATAAATTCAATTTATTGGGTGTAGAAGGCAGTGGGCTTTATTTTATCGATCGCGATTTAGCGACATTATAG
- the ftnB gene encoding ferritin FtnB: MLSQNVIKLLNDQMNLEFYSSNLYLQMSAWCEQNGFKGAAKFLAEHAAEEMQHMRKLFTYLNETGALVVIGEIDAPPHEFSSLKQVIELTYEHEKLITSKINELVGKTFEEKDYSAFNFLQWYVAEQHEEEKLFSGIIDKLNLLGDDGKGLFLVDKDLGELANVNTDTAQ; this comes from the coding sequence ATGTTATCACAAAATGTTATCAAACTTTTAAACGATCAAATGAATTTAGAATTTTATTCTTCAAATCTTTACCTACAAATGAGCGCTTGGTGTGAGCAAAATGGTTTTAAAGGAGCGGCAAAATTCTTGGCAGAACATGCTGCAGAAGAAATGCAACATATGCGTAAATTGTTCACTTATTTAAATGAAACTGGCGCTTTAGTGGTAATTGGTGAGATTGATGCGCCTCCTCATGAATTTTCGTCTTTAAAACAAGTGATTGAATTAACTTATGAACATGAAAAATTAATCACTAGCAAAATCAATGAATTAGTTGGCAAAACCTTTGAAGAAAAAGACTATTCTGCTTTTAATTTCTTGCAATGGTATGTTGCTGAACAGCATGAAGAAGAAAAATTATTTAGTGGTATTATTGATAAACTTAACTTACTTGGTGATGATGGTAAAGGCTTATTCTTAGTAGATAAAGATTTAGGCGAGCTTGCCAATGTAAATACAGATACCGCTCAATAA
- the fnr gene encoding anaerobic regulatory protein, which yields MNILTCETRVGRRVQSGGCAIHCQDCSISQLCIPFTLNEHELDQLDNIIERKKPIQKSQVLFKAGDTLNSIYAIRSGTIKSYTISETGEEQITSFHLPGDLVGFDAIMNMQHPSFAQALETAMVCEIPFDILDDLSGKMPKLRQQIMRLMSNEIKTDQEMILLLSKMNAEERLAAFIQNLSRRYSARGFSAREFRLTMTRSDIGNYLGLTVETISRLLGRFQKIGLLSVQGKYITINDMQGLSDIAGSTKTGIKPVE from the coding sequence ATGAATATTTTAACGTGTGAAACTCGTGTTGGTCGCCGGGTACAGTCCGGAGGTTGCGCAATTCACTGCCAAGATTGTAGTATTAGCCAACTTTGTATTCCATTTACATTGAACGAACATGAATTAGATCAACTCGATAATATTATTGAACGTAAAAAACCTATTCAAAAATCCCAAGTCTTATTTAAAGCCGGTGATACCTTAAATTCAATTTATGCTATTCGTTCCGGTACGATAAAATCCTATACAATTAGTGAAACCGGTGAAGAACAAATTACCTCTTTTCATTTACCCGGTGATTTGGTAGGGTTTGATGCTATTATGAATATGCAACATCCAAGTTTTGCCCAAGCTTTAGAAACTGCTATGGTATGTGAAATTCCTTTCGATATTTTAGACGATCTGTCCGGCAAAATGCCTAAATTACGCCAACAAATTATGCGTTTAATGAGTAATGAAATTAAAACTGATCAGGAAATGATTTTGTTGTTATCTAAAATGAATGCCGAAGAACGTTTAGCGGCATTTATCCAAAATCTGTCCCGTCGCTACTCTGCGCGTGGATTTTCCGCCAGAGAATTCCGCCTTACGATGACCCGTAGCGATATCGGTAATTATTTAGGCTTAACCGTTGAAACCATCAGTCGTTTATTAGGTCGTTTTCAAAAAATCGGACTTTTATCCGTACAAGGAAAATATATTACCATCAACGATATGCAAGGTTTATCTGATATTGCTGGTAGCACTAAAACAGGGATTAAACCAGTTGAATAA